Part of the Crossiella cryophila genome, CCAGCCGTGCACTCGTGCACGGTGAGCGGCTGTTCCTACAACCACGACGGGTGCCACGCCTTCGCCATCACCGTGCGCGGCGACAACGGCGCCGCCGACTGCGGCACCTTCATCCCGTTGAGTACCAAGGGCGGCCTGGAGAAGGTCGTGGCCAAGGTGGGGGCGTGCTCCCGCGTGGACTGCATGCACAACGCCTCACTGGAGTGCACCGCGCCGAGTGTCCGGATCGGGCCCGGCGTGGGCGAGCACGTGGCCAACTGCCTGACCTACCAGACCAGCTGAGTAGGCCAGCACAACTCTGA contains:
- a CDS encoding DUF1540 domain-containing protein gives rise to the protein MTTLENPAMPAVHSCTVSGCSYNHDGCHAFAITVRGDNGAADCGTFIPLSTKGGLEKVVAKVGACSRVDCMHNASLECTAPSVRIGPGVGEHVANCLTYQTS